One genomic window of Maribacter aquivivus includes the following:
- a CDS encoding translocation/assembly module TamB domain-containing protein — protein MTNTNSKFKKYLKLLGKIILGVLLLFFILVLVVRTSWAQNFIVSKVTNYISDKTNTKVEVDKLYLTFSGDIQVENVFLEDKKGDTLFYTKSLQADIPIYTIIFKNSLSIDSVISDGVVAYINRADNPDEFNFTFLIDALTTPTDTTAATSEPMDISIGSLDLTDWKLNYTDTYLGTNINLILGNLNVDVTEFDLERMKFSLDELNLTNTQFTYNQTHPFPITEDTTSTTLPFIKLEDLEIENVSVNYNSKPDGLQTQLKLGSIKLTDILADVSKNRYETNDFIFQDSQIAIQITSDESEQNNTSNNIEFQWPKFIIAANNINIAKNTFSYSLNGNVSNVDAFNPNAFKIQNFQLLAKNLAYQPENFNADVSKFSFSEPSGIRLNQLAFKTSISDTEASISDLIFDMNQSSANANLAIQFNSLQGAIKNPKKSTLSVDISNLNLVLEDVLKLVPELAKNQYLDSLSSQPITGNLKAIGSLEKVNDFNTELQWGKETKLTAKGSISNLTTIDSLTYDLNNISFKSTKLAINKIISSKELGISIPESILAKGSLSGGTTWVNPDMNIKIPEGAATINALVNFDDIMKFNGQISVDSLQLGKLLQNDQLGKLSLKIEGKGVGSELNNFDSTIDGIITQFQFDGYDYNDITITGNLKDGNGTVTANIDDPNLNMEVNSTMTLSSQENDIVFTSNIIGADLQELGLTKNNIKIAANIKGNYTGLPSNFTINTTIEDGITIADNEQYQVATISLKAHIEDSITDVSVKSNFLNGQLTSNASPNRITDSLKKQLEQYFSTDDTTIEVEDDIDANLALAIIPTPVLSKVFFNGVEDLDSLNIDASFNSKKRKISAEIKVPHISYAGSSVDSLNAFIKGDSVNLKFSAGLADLIYEPIHLKQTYLEGSLKNKELLLDFNSKNDSVPVMHIASGLVFQKDTLKLHISPKDLILNKKQWDIPEDNNIVIAESFSDFKNVILNRNSQKMEISNKIPEMESDHIGILFQNFQLQTFLSFFNPDEALAKGKVEGNFVIINPYAASGLVADIDIKDFQVMENPLGTLTLDASSKSLSEYDFDLALKDGGANLTLTGDYAAKENTADLNMELDIQKLEASVIQGLSNEQLSDAKGYLDGSLLVNGTLAEPKYSGRINFNDFSLTLAAYKSTFAIDNEHIDIDQDEITFNSFAINDINQGTLTVDGTITTKSFANPDFDLSVKTDQFRVLDSKKGDDELVYGIASIKADLTVKGNLELPVIDGKLRVRDVTDLTYIVPQNELDIQERDGVVIFVNRESSDAILTRTDGEKSNSFFAGMDINTTLEIGNDAKFTIVLDEKTDDKLQASGAATLNLNIDPNQDIRLSGRLELDSGFYRTSLYNLVSREFKIQKGSSIVWSGDPFDAKMDVTAIYEIETSASSLMSSISYGTDSSVSGTYQQATDFLVYLNIDGQLMLPEISFALDMPESEQGNFGGAVYSRIQQLNEQESELNKQVFSLLALNRFYPTTGSDGSSGGVVSIARNNVNKVLSNELTSISNKLLGKTGFELGFDLDSFDDYESGSAQSRTQLNINASKKLFNDRLIVTAGSAVDVEGSASSSETETPLIGNVTLEYLLSEEGTYRLKGFRRQEYQNIIDGQLIITGVAFIFNREFNKFSQLFSPLEKEKTEKKPLKKNKEEQESIEK, from the coding sequence ATGACCAACACAAATTCAAAATTCAAAAAGTATTTAAAGCTCCTGGGGAAAATTATCCTTGGTGTGTTATTGCTATTTTTTATTTTGGTTTTAGTAGTACGAACCTCTTGGGCACAAAACTTCATTGTATCTAAAGTCACTAATTACATATCAGACAAAACCAATACTAAGGTAGAAGTAGACAAATTGTATCTTACATTCTCAGGAGACATTCAAGTAGAAAATGTATTTCTAGAAGATAAAAAGGGTGATACTTTATTCTACACAAAATCACTGCAAGCAGATATTCCTATTTACACCATTATTTTTAAAAATTCTTTATCTATAGATAGCGTCATTTCTGATGGTGTAGTTGCATATATTAATAGAGCTGATAATCCTGATGAATTTAATTTTACTTTTCTAATTGATGCATTAACAACCCCCACAGACACAACAGCAGCTACTTCAGAACCAATGGATATCTCTATTGGAAGTTTAGATTTAACCGATTGGAAGTTGAACTATACCGATACCTATTTAGGAACAAACATAAACCTCATACTTGGCAACCTAAATGTAGACGTTACTGAGTTTGATTTAGAAAGAATGAAGTTTTCTTTGGATGAATTAAATCTAACCAATACCCAATTCACTTATAACCAAACACACCCATTTCCTATTACAGAAGATACCACCAGTACTACACTACCATTTATAAAATTAGAAGATTTAGAAATAGAAAATGTATCTGTTAACTACAATAGCAAGCCAGATGGTCTACAAACTCAACTCAAATTAGGCTCAATTAAACTCACAGATATACTCGCAGATGTTTCTAAAAACAGATACGAGACCAACGACTTCATCTTTCAAGATTCGCAAATCGCTATACAAATAACAAGTGATGAATCTGAACAAAACAATACATCCAATAACATAGAGTTTCAATGGCCAAAATTCATTATTGCAGCAAACAATATTAACATTGCAAAAAACACGTTTAGTTACTCTTTAAATGGCAATGTTAGTAATGTAGATGCTTTCAACCCCAATGCATTTAAAATTCAAAATTTTCAACTGTTAGCTAAAAACCTGGCATACCAACCAGAGAATTTCAATGCCGATGTTTCTAAATTTTCTTTTTCAGAACCAAGTGGTATTCGATTAAATCAATTGGCTTTTAAGACAAGTATATCAGATACCGAAGCTTCAATTTCAGATCTTATTTTTGATATGAACCAAAGCTCAGCCAATGCCAACTTAGCTATTCAATTTAACTCCTTACAAGGGGCAATAAAAAATCCTAAAAAAAGTACTTTATCGGTAGATATATCTAACCTTAATCTAGTGTTAGAAGATGTACTAAAGTTGGTCCCCGAACTTGCTAAAAATCAATATTTAGATTCTTTGTCATCGCAACCTATTACAGGCAATCTAAAAGCTATCGGTAGTCTAGAAAAAGTGAATGATTTTAATACGGAACTACAATGGGGAAAAGAGACCAAACTGACTGCTAAGGGTAGTATCAGCAATCTCACTACAATAGATTCACTTACATATGACTTGAACAATATTAGCTTTAAAAGCACCAAATTGGCAATCAATAAAATAATATCGTCTAAAGAATTGGGTATTTCCATACCAGAATCTATACTCGCAAAAGGAAGTTTATCTGGAGGGACCACATGGGTGAATCCTGATATGAACATCAAAATACCAGAAGGAGCAGCTACTATAAATGCGCTTGTAAATTTTGATGACATCATGAAATTTAATGGTCAAATTTCTGTTGACAGTCTGCAATTAGGAAAGCTATTACAAAACGACCAACTGGGTAAATTATCACTTAAAATTGAAGGCAAAGGTGTGGGTTCTGAACTTAATAATTTTGATAGTACAATTGATGGTATAATCACCCAATTTCAATTTGACGGATACGATTATAATGACATAACAATTACCGGAAATTTAAAGGACGGAAACGGTACAGTTACCGCCAATATCGATGACCCAAATCTGAATATGGAAGTCAATTCAACTATGACACTTTCATCTCAAGAAAACGACATTGTTTTTACTTCAAATATTATTGGGGCAGATTTACAAGAACTAGGTCTCACAAAAAACAATATTAAGATAGCAGCAAACATTAAAGGAAATTACACCGGTTTGCCCTCTAATTTTACGATAAATACAACTATTGAAGACGGTATTACCATTGCAGATAATGAGCAGTATCAAGTAGCTACAATCTCCTTAAAAGCACATATTGAAGATTCTATCACCGATGTTTCAGTTAAAAGTAATTTTCTAAATGGGCAATTGACTTCTAACGCATCACCAAATCGAATTACAGATTCTCTTAAAAAACAGTTAGAACAGTATTTCTCTACAGACGATACTACGATTGAAGTTGAAGATGATATTGATGCGAATTTGGCACTTGCCATAATACCTACTCCCGTTTTATCTAAGGTATTTTTCAACGGAGTAGAAGATTTAGATTCTTTAAACATAGACGCTAGCTTCAACTCAAAAAAACGAAAAATTTCGGCAGAGATCAAAGTGCCACACATTTCATACGCAGGTAGTTCTGTAGACAGCTTAAATGCTTTTATAAAAGGAGATTCTGTAAACCTAAAATTCTCTGCAGGTCTGGCAGATTTAATTTATGAGCCCATTCATCTAAAACAAACGTATTTAGAAGGGAGCCTTAAAAACAAAGAACTGTTACTTGACTTCAATTCTAAAAATGACTCTGTACCCGTAATGCATATAGCGTCCGGTTTGGTATTTCAAAAAGATACTTTAAAGCTTCATATTAGTCCGAAAGACCTCATATTAAACAAAAAACAATGGGATATTCCTGAGGACAACAACATAGTCATAGCCGAGTCATTTTCAGACTTTAAAAACGTAATCTTAAATAGAAATTCTCAAAAGATGGAAATTTCTAATAAGATTCCGGAAATGGAATCGGACCATATCGGTATTCTGTTCCAGAATTTTCAATTACAAACATTCCTAAGCTTTTTCAATCCTGATGAAGCACTAGCAAAAGGTAAAGTCGAGGGGAATTTCGTAATAATTAATCCGTATGCCGCTTCTGGGTTAGTGGCAGATATTGATATTAAAGATTTTCAGGTCATGGAAAATCCGCTAGGTACATTAACCTTAGATGCATCTTCCAAATCATTATCTGAATATGATTTTGATTTGGCATTAAAAGATGGTGGAGCAAATCTAACCTTAACCGGAGACTATGCAGCGAAAGAAAACACTGCCGATCTAAACATGGAGCTCGATATTCAAAAATTAGAAGCCAGCGTTATTCAAGGGCTGTCAAATGAGCAATTATCTGATGCTAAGGGATATTTAGATGGTAGTCTTCTAGTAAATGGAACACTTGCCGAACCAAAATATTCTGGAAGAATAAATTTCAATGATTTTAGTTTAACGTTAGCAGCGTACAAATCTACTTTTGCTATAGATAACGAACATATAGATATTGATCAAGATGAAATAACGTTCAACTCCTTTGCCATTAATGATATCAATCAAGGTACATTAACTGTAGATGGCACTATTACTACAAAGAGTTTTGCAAATCCTGATTTTGACCTTTCTGTTAAAACTGACCAATTCAGGGTACTAGATTCTAAAAAAGGTGATGACGAGCTTGTTTATGGTATTGCCAGTATTAAAGCTGATTTAACAGTAAAAGGAAATTTAGAGCTACCTGTTATAGATGGTAAATTACGCGTACGAGATGTTACCGACCTAACGTACATTGTACCTCAAAACGAGCTAGATATTCAAGAGCGAGACGGTGTGGTTATTTTTGTAAATAGAGAAAGTTCCGATGCCATACTTACCCGAACCGATGGCGAAAAGTCTAATTCTTTTTTTGCAGGAATGGATATCAATACCACATTAGAAATAGGAAATGATGCAAAATTCACTATTGTTCTTGACGAAAAGACTGATGACAAACTACAAGCATCTGGTGCTGCAACGCTGAATTTAAACATAGACCCAAATCAAGATATTAGATTATCGGGTAGGTTAGAGTTAGATTCTGGTTTTTACAGAACAAGCTTGTACAATTTGGTAAGTCGAGAATTTAAAATACAAAAAGGCAGTAGTATTGTTTGGAGCGGTGACCCGTTCGATGCAAAGATGGATGTGACTGCTATTTATGAAATAGAAACCTCAGCATCATCATTAATGTCATCTATAAGTTACGGTACAGATAGTAGCGTTTCTGGAACATACCAACAAGCAACAGACTTTCTTGTGTACCTAAATATTGACGGGCAACTTATGCTACCTGAAATATCATTTGCGTTAGATATGCCAGAGAGTGAACAGGGTAATTTTGGCGGTGCGGTTTATAGTCGCATTCAACAATTGAACGAACAAGAATCTGAATTGAATAAACAAGTATTTTCATTATTGGCTTTAAATCGTTTTTACCCAACTACGGGAAGTGATGGTAGTAGTGGCGGAGTAGTTTCTATAGCTAGAAATAACGTAAATAAAGTACTTTCAAATGAGCTTACCTCAATTTCTAATAAGCTATTAGGCAAGACGGGTTTTGAGCTTGGTTTTGACCTAGATAGCTTTGATGATTATGAAAGTGGAAGTGCCCAAAGTAGAACGCAATTAAATATCAACGCGAGCAAAAAGCTCTTTAATGATCGGTTAATTGTCACCGCTGGTAGTGCCGTAGATGTAGAAGGTAGCGCCTCTTCAAGTGAGACTGAAACCCCTTTGATCGGCAATGTAACTTTAGAGTATTTACTAAGTGAAGAAGGTACTTACAGACTTAAAGGCTTTAGAAGGCAAGAATATCAAAATATAATAGACGGGCAGTTGATAATAACGGGAGTAGCCTTTATTTTTAACCGCGAGTTCAACAAATTCAGTCAATTGTTCAGTCCGCTAGAAAAAGAGAAAACAGAAAAGAAGCCTTTAAAAAAGAATAAAGAAGAACAGGAGAGCATTGAAAAATAA
- the tamL gene encoding translocation and assembly module lipoprotein TamL — MAFLLVYSCGIEKYIPEGEQLYTGAELKLKTESELKDSKEVKTKLLSLIEPNPNTKFLGMKPALFFHYKAQREKPGFLYKFLNKSFGEEPVYFSDVNPERVEELILNRLDNNGFFYSRSASETVVDGNFASVNYTATLPEPYVLENYTLESDSLPIYKEIEKMLPETALVKGDRFDLDLLKAERARLNNRLKQKGFYNSQEDLLIFEADTNQYNNRKFDLFLRLKKDVPTRASIPYSIDSITVYPNYSIEGDTLPLTEENVTQIDSIDFIQNELYFKPELLESYLLFNEGDLYDANTSKQTSSRLSALGSYKYVNIQYTELDTTAIDGNGGSLAASIYLAPLTKRSIRAELQAVSKSNGYTGPGILLSHTNRNVFNGGETFSVSADFSYELQLSNSSNTNLTSIAGGISTDLIIPRSIPFSPSRFKYAVPKTKISLGVDFLQRSDLFTLSSVNGTFGYTWKENKYVYHTLDPISINYSKLSNVTDEFQTILDDNEYLTQSFEQRFIAGLLYSFTYDEVSDLDKETPIYFTTNFDLAGNMLSLASGGSNTIFGSEYAQYAKVDADLRLYLRWEKERTLVSRLYAGWGVPYGNSSTLPFVKQFYSGGPYSIRAFDIRSLGPGNFYPDSDDDTTDYYDQSGNLKLEANVEYRFPLFSYLKGAFFVDAGNVWLTGDYSDLLDDESISTSSEALFTDGKFEKDWLSEVAAGVGFGVRLDIQSFVIRLDLASPLRIPYLEKNKRWNAPFFGNADNNMTLNFAIGYPF, encoded by the coding sequence TTGGCGTTTCTGCTTGTCTATTCATGCGGTATAGAAAAATATATACCTGAAGGGGAGCAATTATATACTGGTGCTGAATTAAAATTAAAAACAGAAAGTGAGCTGAAAGACAGTAAAGAGGTAAAAACAAAATTACTTAGCCTTATTGAGCCAAACCCTAATACCAAGTTTTTAGGAATGAAACCTGCCCTATTTTTTCATTACAAGGCGCAGCGAGAAAAACCTGGATTTCTTTATAAATTCTTGAACAAATCTTTTGGTGAAGAACCGGTTTATTTCTCTGATGTAAATCCTGAACGGGTAGAAGAATTAATACTGAACAGGTTAGACAACAACGGTTTTTTCTACAGTAGGTCAGCATCTGAAACAGTTGTTGACGGCAACTTTGCATCTGTAAATTACACGGCTACATTACCAGAACCCTATGTGTTAGAAAACTATACGTTAGAATCTGACTCCTTACCTATTTATAAAGAAATTGAAAAAATGCTGCCGGAAACAGCTCTAGTAAAAGGTGACCGATTTGATTTAGATTTATTGAAGGCAGAAAGAGCACGTTTAAATAACAGACTTAAACAAAAAGGGTTTTATAACAGTCAAGAAGATTTATTAATTTTTGAGGCTGATACCAATCAATATAACAATAGAAAATTCGATCTTTTTCTTAGGCTGAAGAAAGATGTGCCAACACGTGCCTCTATCCCCTACTCTATCGATTCTATTACAGTGTACCCGAATTACTCGATTGAAGGCGATACATTGCCCTTGACCGAAGAAAACGTCACACAAATTGACAGTATCGATTTTATTCAGAATGAATTGTATTTTAAACCCGAGTTGTTAGAGTCGTACTTATTATTCAATGAAGGTGATTTGTATGATGCCAACACATCAAAACAAACAAGTAGTAGATTATCTGCTTTAGGTAGCTATAAGTATGTAAACATACAATACACCGAACTAGATACTACTGCAATTGACGGTAACGGTGGTTCTTTGGCTGCAAGCATCTATTTGGCACCTTTGACCAAACGCTCGATAAGAGCCGAGTTACAAGCTGTTTCAAAATCTAATGGATACACCGGCCCGGGCATTTTATTAAGTCATACCAATAGAAATGTATTTAATGGTGGTGAAACATTCAGCGTTTCTGCTGATTTCTCTTACGAGTTACAATTGTCTAATAGCAGCAACACCAACTTAACCAGTATAGCAGGTGGAATAAGTACAGACTTAATTATACCTAGATCCATCCCTTTTTCACCAAGCAGATTTAAATATGCAGTGCCAAAAACCAAAATATCTCTTGGGGTAGATTTTCTACAACGTAGTGATCTGTTTACATTAAGTTCTGTGAATGGCACATTTGGGTACACCTGGAAAGAGAACAAATATGTATACCACACATTAGACCCTATTAGTATCAACTATTCAAAATTATCTAATGTTACAGATGAGTTTCAGACTATTCTTGATGATAATGAATATTTAACTCAAAGTTTCGAACAGCGTTTTATCGCCGGTTTGCTATATAGCTTTACGTATGACGAGGTATCTGACCTTGATAAAGAAACCCCTATCTATTTTACTACAAATTTTGATCTAGCTGGTAATATGTTAAGTCTTGCAAGTGGAGGTTCAAATACTATTTTTGGTTCTGAATATGCACAATATGCAAAAGTAGACGCCGATTTACGATTATACCTAAGGTGGGAAAAAGAACGCACTTTAGTATCTCGTTTATATGCAGGTTGGGGTGTACCTTATGGTAACAGTTCTACTTTACCTTTTGTTAAGCAATTTTATTCTGGAGGTCCTTATAGTATTCGTGCTTTTGATATTCGATCTTTAGGACCTGGTAATTTTTATCCGGATTCAGATGATGACACTACAGATTACTACGACCAATCCGGTAATTTAAAACTAGAAGCCAATGTGGAGTATCGCTTTCCGTTATTCTCTTATTTAAAAGGCGCCTTCTTTGTTGATGCCGGTAATGTTTGGCTAACGGGAGATTACTCTGACCTTTTAGATGACGAATCTATTAGTACTTCGTCTGAAGCACTTTTTACAGATGGTAAATTTGAAAAAGATTGGTTAAGTGAAGTCGCGGCAGGTGTAGGTTTTGGTGTGCGGTTAGATATTCAAAGCTTCGTAATTCGTTTAGATCTAGCTTCCCCACTACGTATACCGTACTTGGAAAAAAACAAACGTTGGAATGCGCCTTTCTTTGGAAATGCAGATAATAATATGACTTTAAACTTTGCTATCGGTTATCCATTTTAA
- a CDS encoding metal-dependent hydrolase: protein MDSLTQIVLGAAVGEAVLGKKVGNKAMLYGAIAGTIPDLDVITRFFLDTVTATEWHRGFSHSIFFSVLFAPVFGWLVWKINKKESATWKEWSWLMFWGLFTHPLLDAFTTWGTQLFWPFETRLAFQSVFVIDPLYTVPFIIFLILVLFQKRTSMKRRKYVKLGLIISSAYLVLTLVLKGIAFYKFEKALNEQGISYTEMNTRPAPLNTVLWMANVDTKDAYLMADYSFFDSQPISFISYPKNHELLGKWEGNDKIMRLIKITEGWYTITEKDGQLYFNDLRFGLISLNENESQFAFSYKLIPEGDDLIVEERPKFKRDAKRLMAALWQRMWGN, encoded by the coding sequence ATGGATTCATTAACACAAATAGTTCTCGGAGCAGCAGTTGGCGAAGCTGTACTGGGTAAGAAAGTTGGGAACAAGGCAATGCTTTATGGTGCCATTGCAGGTACTATACCCGATTTAGATGTTATAACCCGTTTCTTCTTAGATACCGTTACTGCTACTGAATGGCATAGAGGTTTTAGTCACTCCATTTTCTTTTCTGTATTATTTGCACCTGTTTTTGGATGGCTTGTTTGGAAAATAAACAAGAAAGAATCGGCTACTTGGAAAGAGTGGTCATGGTTGATGTTTTGGGGATTATTTACTCACCCATTATTAGATGCTTTTACTACGTGGGGCACACAATTGTTTTGGCCCTTTGAAACCAGATTGGCGTTTCAGAGTGTTTTTGTGATTGACCCGTTATACACGGTTCCGTTTATTATTTTCTTGATATTAGTTTTGTTTCAAAAGCGAACTTCTATGAAACGTAGAAAATATGTGAAGCTCGGACTTATAATTAGTTCTGCTTATTTGGTGTTGACCTTGGTTTTAAAAGGCATCGCTTTTTATAAATTTGAGAAAGCCCTTAATGAGCAAGGTATTTCGTATACTGAAATGAATACAAGGCCTGCACCTTTGAATACAGTTTTATGGATGGCAAATGTGGATACTAAAGATGCTTATTTAATGGCAGATTATTCTTTTTTTGATAGCCAACCAATTTCATTTATATCATATCCTAAAAATCATGAATTGCTGGGTAAATGGGAAGGTAATGATAAAATAATGCGACTTATAAAAATAACCGAAGGCTGGTATACGATTACTGAAAAGGATGGACAATTGTATTTTAATGACCTAAGATTCGGACTCATTAGTTTAAACGAAAATGAAAGTCAATTTGCATTCAGTTATAAATTAATACCTGAGGGAGATGATTTAATTGTAGAAGAAAGACCGAAGTTTAAAAGAGATGCTAAACGGTTAATGGCTGCACTGTGGCAACGAATGTGGGGGAATTAA
- a CDS encoding DUF4407 domain-containing protein, whose protein sequence is MIQDFFILCSGADADLLKTCSKGEQNKYAGIGATVFFTAVMAFIASSYALFTVFDNLYAAVFFGFIWGLLIFNLDRFIVATIKKRNNIGQEFLQATPRIILAVIIAIVISKPLEMKIFEKEINQVLLEQKNGLTLANKDQLALQYTPKVEQLNQDIAALKNEVLIKEAETNALYDIYINEAEGTAGTKLLGKGPVYAEKRDKHDAALAELQALKTTNAEKVLAIESQIATLDTEYAEVVKNSQPVIDGFDGLMARITALDELPWLPSFFIFLLFLAIETSPIIAKLLAPKGEYDIKLEEEESVLSTWVEQKLAQRKLIASTDSEINQKIYEDLKGEEELYGYKKKKAEELLRLQADSFHNIQTKGLK, encoded by the coding sequence ATGATACAAGACTTCTTTATTCTCTGCTCCGGGGCAGATGCCGATCTTTTAAAAACTTGCTCTAAAGGCGAACAAAACAAATATGCCGGTATTGGTGCTACCGTATTTTTCACAGCTGTAATGGCTTTTATTGCTAGTAGTTATGCTCTATTCACTGTTTTTGACAATCTGTATGCCGCAGTATTCTTCGGTTTCATTTGGGGGTTACTCATATTCAATTTAGACCGTTTTATTGTTGCTACCATTAAAAAGAGAAACAACATTGGTCAAGAATTTTTACAAGCTACCCCTCGTATTATTCTTGCAGTCATAATTGCCATTGTAATTTCAAAACCCTTGGAAATGAAAATTTTCGAGAAAGAAATCAATCAGGTATTACTAGAGCAAAAGAATGGACTTACACTTGCCAATAAAGACCAACTTGCGCTGCAATACACCCCTAAGGTTGAGCAATTGAATCAAGATATAGCTGCTTTAAAAAATGAAGTTTTAATAAAGGAAGCGGAGACGAATGCGCTTTATGATATTTACATTAACGAAGCTGAAGGTACAGCCGGCACAAAGTTATTAGGCAAAGGTCCTGTTTATGCTGAAAAACGAGATAAGCACGATGCAGCTCTTGCAGAACTACAGGCACTAAAGACTACTAATGCTGAAAAAGTATTGGCGATAGAATCTCAAATTGCAACGCTAGATACGGAATATGCAGAGGTAGTTAAAAATTCACAACCCGTAATAGACGGTTTTGACGGATTAATGGCAAGAATTACCGCTTTAGACGAATTACCGTGGCTTCCTTCATTTTTCATATTCCTTTTATTCTTAGCCATAGAAACATCACCTATAATTGCCAAATTATTAGCTCCCAAAGGGGAGTATGATATTAAACTAGAAGAGGAAGAAAGCGTACTTTCTACTTGGGTAGAACAAAAATTGGCGCAACGAAAACTCATTGCTTCAACTGATAGTGAAATCAATCAGAAAATATATGAAGACCTAAAGGGAGAAGAAGAGCTTTATGGCTATAAAAAGAAAAAGGCAGAAGAACTGCTGCGCTTACAGGCAGATAGTTTTCATAATATTCAGACCAAAGGTTTAAAATAG
- a CDS encoding MutS-related protein: MNNLEEFYTQRVQKFDELIEALNKKLFLFSTLRLLIFLGTIAALYFASVNAKYVVAVLFVGIPLFLFLVSKYTNLKLQKAKIEELRNINLVELQVLKRDFSKLPNGKEFADDIHFFSQDIDLFGEGSFYQISNRTKLAEGSLLLADIYKENSIADITEKQEAIAEIGEKVDWRQEFSAMAALTKTETSTHTIAKWLKNYEPFVPKAMNFIPLIFSIISAAIFVAYFLDYLPESVLITWLVLGMIIVGLFTKKVTNLGQSATKMKSTFDQYNQLLAMIETTDFTSDLLKKQKANILSNGEHNSKVLKKFASLLSNLDRNNNLLYLIFANGFFLRSLTDCLAIEKWIEAHGKSVEIWFNTIAFFDAYSSLGNFAFNHPNFTYPTITNDGVVLKSKNAGHPLLDPAKSILNDITIDGGQFFIITGANMAGKSTFLRTVSLQIMMANVGLPVCAESVTYSPIKLITSMRTTDSLTDDESYFFSELKRLRYIVDEIQTDRYFIVLDEILKGTNSTDKALGSRKFVERLVKSKSTGIIATHDLSLCEVADEYEAVKNHYFDAEIIDNELHFDYTFKDGICQNMNASFLLKKMGIIE; this comes from the coding sequence TATAGAAGCCTTAAATAAGAAACTATTTTTATTTAGCACGTTGCGGTTACTGATCTTTTTGGGTACTATCGCTGCACTTTATTTCGCTTCGGTAAATGCAAAATATGTAGTTGCCGTGTTATTTGTAGGTATACCATTGTTCTTATTTTTAGTAAGTAAGTACACAAATCTAAAACTTCAAAAAGCTAAAATTGAAGAGTTGCGAAATATCAACTTGGTAGAATTGCAAGTGCTAAAAAGAGACTTTTCTAAATTACCTAACGGAAAAGAATTTGCCGATGACATTCATTTTTTCAGTCAAGATATAGACTTGTTTGGTGAAGGTTCTTTTTATCAAATTTCTAATAGAACAAAACTTGCTGAGGGTAGCCTTTTATTAGCAGATATTTATAAAGAGAATTCTATTGCCGACATTACTGAAAAGCAAGAAGCTATTGCTGAAATTGGCGAAAAAGTAGATTGGCGACAAGAGTTTTCTGCAATGGCAGCATTGACGAAAACAGAGACTTCTACACATACCATTGCCAAATGGTTAAAGAATTATGAGCCTTTTGTGCCAAAGGCAATGAATTTTATTCCTCTTATATTTTCAATTATTTCAGCAGCTATTTTTGTCGCTTACTTTTTAGATTACTTGCCTGAATCTGTTTTAATAACATGGTTGGTTTTAGGTATGATTATCGTCGGACTTTTTACTAAAAAAGTGACTAATTTAGGGCAGAGCGCTACCAAAATGAAATCTACTTTTGACCAGTACAATCAGTTATTGGCAATGATAGAAACGACAGATTTTACATCAGATTTATTAAAAAAACAAAAGGCAAACATTTTAAGTAATGGCGAACATAATTCTAAAGTTCTAAAGAAATTCGCATCACTTTTAAGCAACTTGGATCGTAATAATAATCTACTCTATTTAATTTTTGCGAACGGATTTTTCCTTCGCTCATTAACTGATTGCTTAGCCATTGAAAAATGGATTGAGGCACATGGTAAAAGTGTAGAAATATGGTTCAATACCATTGCATTTTTTGATGCCTATAGTAGTTTAGGGAATTTTGCTTTTAATCATCCGAATTTTACATATCCGACGATTACTAATGACGGAGTGGTATTGAAATCTAAAAATGCAGGTCACCCGTTATTAGACCCAGCAAAAAGTATATTGAATGATATTACTATTGATGGCGGACAGTTTTTTATCATTACCGGTGCAAATATGGCTGGTAAAAGTACGTTCTTGAGAACAGTATCACTGCAGATTATGATGGCAAATGTAGGTTTGCCAGTTTGTGCGGAGTCAGTAACCTACTCACCTATAAAATTAATTACCAGTATGCGTACTACAGATTCATTGACTGATGATGAATCGTACTTCTTTTCAGAATTAAAACGACTTAGGTATATCGTAGATGAAATTCAGACCGATCGCTATTTCATTGTTTTAGATGAAATCTTGAAAGGAACAAATAGTACCGATAAGGCTTTAGGTTCAAGAAAATTTGTAGAACGCCTAGTGAAAAGTAAATCCACCGGAATAATTGCTACCCACGATCTTAGTCTTTGTGAAGTTGCCGATGAATACGAAGCCGTAAAAAATCATTATTTTGATGCTGAGATAATAGATAACGAATTACATTTTGATTATACGTTCAAAGATGGTATTTGTCAGAATATGAATGCTTCTTTTCTCTTAAAAAAAATGGGGATTATTGAATAG